From a region of the Podospora pseudopauciseta strain CBS 411.78 chromosome 7 map unlocalized CBS411.78m_7, whole genome shotgun sequence genome:
- a CDS encoding uncharacterized protein (COG:S; EggNog:ENOG503P1SS), with the protein MRITVIVLSRRTSRVLSTASLRFQSLLQVQNRASHQTTKLNNPPTHRLPNMADTEQAKAAVNTDESTTQTSSPQPTTPTANDDASSTATTSSLPPLSPTEFKIYNRLAEQMKYFHDHFVGMWTILYTACVNSRRPQNMSLKQFLDEGLRLVRYLESHHSIEETHLYPILAKKMPQFKAGKSNKLLRQHKLIHEGMDQLHEYILMCKSREVDLELSVLKEKMDTWGEVLMKHLDDEVKELEAETMRKYWTLEEMRAIPI; encoded by the exons ATGAGAATAACTGTCATTGTGCTGAGCCGCAGGACAAGCAGGGTACTTTCCACAGCCTCACTTCGTTTTCAATCTCTGTTGCAGGTTCAGA ATCGAGCATCACATCAAaccaccaagctcaacaaccCGCCAACACACAGATTGCCCAACATGGCAGACACAGAGCAAGCAAAGGCTGCTGTGAATACAGATGAATCAACCACTCAGACTTCATCTCCCCAGCCAACCACTCCTACTGCCAATGACGATGCGTCGTCCACTGCAACAACTTCGTCACTGCCGCCACTGTCACCAACCGAGTTCAAAATCTACAACCGCTTAGCTGAACAAATGAAGTACTTT CACGACCACTTTGTAGGAATGTGGACAATCCTCTACACAGCCTGCGTCAACTCCCGCCGCCCCCAAAACATGTCCCTCAAGCAGTTCCTCGACGAGGGCCTCCGGCTGGTCCGGTACCTCGAGTCTCATCACTCCATCGAGGAGACCCACCTCTACCCCATCCTGGCCAAGAAGATGCCCCAGTTCAAGGCCGGCAAGAGCAACAAGCTGCTGAGGCAGCACAAGCTGATCCACGAGGGGATGGACCAGCTGCACGAGTACATCCTCATGTGCAAGAGCCGCGAGGTCGACTTGGAGCTGTCGGTCCTCAAGGAAAAGATGGACAcctggggggaggtgctgaTGAAGCATCTGGAtgacgaggtcaaggagctggaggcggaGACGATGAGGAAGTATTGGAcgttggaggagatgagggcgATTCCTATCTGA
- the rhp26 gene encoding DNA repair protein rhp26 (COG:A; EggNog:ENOG503NU5F) produces the protein MPPKYSVIMSPPEAESPDAAGDASQEIPQTDKLNPPSTKESNAAIESTMENPVPDLAAPILDDEASALAHLTENVRDQDELERDITLQANAALIEAEDTRDRKRIEKAQIQKVRLENQRKIQQAKLTSGHLTPANRLRIQKEITRLDSEIEICEQDVRDFETRIEARHQEGAAETQSKGAGAVGGRLPNETQREYLIRIGKITPFATFGGPRPDGVEGELADAIIEAEHEAVAEELEELVGDGPRSHQNLRRPGFAEETENSSTAELEFSLRPRKKRRVVQEVGGGSDDEFEPEEDGAIDDEEDESLEDDFDMSDTTPKEKRKRGKGVATAADGVGEEKVDLSNIDDGNEAVYQARLGDWVKRRSRARRARQLRLGQEVESEWDGEEEWFKPSPDEPDHQFENGMKLPGDIYPSLFDYQKTGVQWLAELYAQQVGGIVGDEMGLGKTVQLISFVAALHYSKMLNKPVIVVAPATVLRQWVNEFHRWWPPLRVSILHSSGSGMFNVLDEGKREDVEDNWDKKSPAKSSTAAKKIVDKVVKHGHVLVTTYAGLQTYGDVLIPVEWGYAVLDEGHKIRNPNTAITIYCKELRTPNRIILSGTPMQNNLTELWSLFDFIFPMRLGTLVSFRTQFEVPIKLGGYANATNLQIMTAQKCAETLKEAISPYLLQRLKVDVAADLPKKSEQVLFCKLSKPQREAYELFLKSDEMASILDRSRQSLYGIDILRKICNHPDLLNPRLKNEPGYLWGSVEKSGKMAVVQSLLPMWKRLGHKTLLFSQGTQMLDIIEAFVQRLDDVRYLRMDGKTPIKQRQTLVDQFNNDPSLDVFLLTTKVGGLGVNLTGANRVIIFDPDWNPSTDVQARERAWRLGQKREVTIYRLMTAGTIEEKIYHRQIFKQFLSNKVLKDPKQQTNFNLNDLHDLFSLSSYEDGMTETSQLFKGSEAKNFMKSGPKELLIPGQDRVLLGPSAKKAAAREVASVTVKAEPQDDGGNDLRNIEGVASLETFKAEPHSPANEEDRLMEGLFARSVHSALEHDKIMNGKKTVRADKKMIQQEANRIAAQAALSLRRAGEQARNVPIGTVTWTGEVGEAGRPVQPRRRIAPGSAIIRNAGASGSRPGTPNAQPAPDRTLRAKDFEKMIPAFIKRHGGQVVSKLLVDHFNQYCTGTRQAEEFKIALGKVAQMEKKGTSMRATWSLKPDFQ, from the coding sequence ATGCCGCCAAAATACAGCGTCATCATGAGCCCCCCAGAGGCAGAAAGCCCCGATGCGGCCGGTGATGCCTCACAAGAAATACCACAAACCGACAAACTGAATCCGCCATCGACCAAAGAATCCAACGCCGCCATCGAAAGCACAATGGAGAACCCCGTCCCCGACCTTGCCGCCCCAATTCTCGATGACGAAGCTTCCGCCCTTGCTCACCTTACCGAAAACGTCCGTGACCAAGACGAATTAGAACGCGACATTACCCTCCAAGCCAACGCGGCCCTTATCGAAGCCGAAGACACTCGCGACAGGAAGCGTATCGAGAAAGCCCAGATCCAAAAAGTGAGGCTGGAAAACCAGCGAAAGATCCAACAGGCCAAACTCACTTCTGGCCACCTCACGCCTGCCAACAGGCTTAGGATTCAGAAGGAAATCACCCGGCTGGACTCTGAGATTGAGATTTGTGAGCAGGATGTTAGGGACTTTGAGACCAGGATTGAGGCTAGACATCAGGAGGGAGCTGCAGAGACACAGTCCAAAGGGGCCGGAGCGGTGGGTGGAAGGCTTCCCAATGAGACGCAAAGAGAATATTTGATCAGGATTGGCAAAATCACCCCATTCGCGACGTTTGGTGGACCGAGACcggatggggtggaaggAGAACTCGCTGATGCGATTATTGAAGCTGAACATGAGGCTGTTGCGGAGGAACTCGAGGAGCTGGTCGGGGATGGGCCGCGAAGTCATCAAAATCTAAGGAGGCCAGGGTTTGCAGAGGAGACCGAGAACAGCTCAACGGCCGAGTTGGAGTTTTCGCTACGGCCTagaaagaagaggagagtTGTGCAGGAGGTCGGAGGAGGATCCGATGACGAATTTGAGCCTGAAGAAGACGGTGCCatagatgatgaagaggacgagtCTTTGGAGGATGATTTCGACATGAGCGACACAACTCCAAaggaaaagaggaaaagggggaagggtgtCGCTACTGCGGCGGATGGCGTTGGTGAGGAAAAGGTCGATTTAAGCAACATTGACGACGGGAATGAAGCTGTGTATCAGGCCCGATTGGGAGATTGGGTCAAGCGAAGAAGTCGTGCAAGGCGAGCCCGCCAGCTCAGACTGGGTCAAGAGGTTGAGAGCGAGTGggacggcgaggaagagTGGTTCAAGCCTTCTCCCGACGAACCTGACCATCAATTTGAGAATGGAATGAAGCTCCCGGGTGACATTTACCCTTCGCTTTTCGATTACCAAAAGACAGGTGTTCAATGGCTGGCTGAGTTGTATGCTCAGCAGGTGGGTGGCATCGTCGGCGATGAGATGGGACTCGGTAAAACGGTACAGCTGATCTCGTTCGTGGCGGCTTTACATTACAGCAAGATGTTGAACAAGCCAGTCATTGTAGTTGCACCGGCGACCGTTCTGCGGCAATGGGTCAACGAGTTTCATCGCTGGTGGCCACCTCTCCGCGTGTCGATTCTACACTCTTCAGGCAGTGGAATGTTCAACGTCCTTGATGAGGGCAAAAGGGAAGATGTGGAGGATAACTGGGATAAGAAAAGTCCCGCCAAATCCAGCACGGCAGCGAAGAAGATTGTAGACAAAGTGGTGAAACACGGGCATGTGCTGGTCACCACTTATGCCGGTCTCCAAACCTATGGCGATGTTTTGATCCCCGTGGAATGGGGTTATGCTGTTTTGGACGAGGGTCACAAGATTCGGAATCCCAACACTGCAATCACAATCTACTGCAAGGAGCTCCGAACACCAAACAGGATCATCTTATCCGGCACTCCAATGCAGAATAATCTCACAGAGCTCTGGTCACTCTTCGATTTCATTTTTCCTATGCGCCTCGGGACCCTGGTTTCGTTCCGGACTCAGTTCGAAGTCCCCATCAAACTCGGAGGTTACGCTAATGCGACCAATCTTCAGATCATGACAGCACAAAAATGCGCCGAGACACTCAAAGAGGCCATCAGCCCGTATCTCCTTCAACGTCTCAAGGTAGACGTTGCTGCGGATCTACCGAAAAAGAGCGAACAGGTTCTGTTTTGCAAGCTCTCCAAGCCCCAGCGGGAGGCCTACGAGCTCTTTCTCAAGTCGGACGAAATGGCATCGATCCTTGATAGGAGCCGTCAGTCACTTTATGGTATTGATATTCTTCGCAAGATCTGTAATCATCCAGATCTGCTGAATCCCCGACTCAAGAATGAGCCTGGATATCTCTGGGGGAGTGTTGAGAAGTCAGGCAAGATGGCAGTCGTCCAGTCTCTGCTACCGATGTGGAAACGACTCGGACACAAGACACTGTTATTCTCCCAGGGCACACAAATGCTAGACATCATTGAGGCTTTTGTTCAGCGGCTGGACGATGTGAGGTATCTGCGCATGGATGGCAAAACACCAATAAAGCAGCGCCAAACCCTCGTCGACCAGTTCAACAACGATCCAAGTCTTGACGTGTTCTTGCTAACAACCAAGGTCGGCGGACTAGGGGTGAACTTGACAGGTGCTAACCGAGTCATCATCTTTGATCCCGACTGGAATCCGTCTACGGACGTACAAGCACGGGAGAGAGCGTGGAGATTGGGtcagaagagggaggtgactATTTACCGCCTGATGACGGCTGGTACGATTGAGGAGAAGATCTATCATCGCCAGATTTTCAAGCAATTTCTGTCCAACAAGGTACTCAAAGACCCGAAACAACAGACCAACTTCAACCTCAACGATTTGCATGATCTTTTCAGTCTCAGCTCGTATGAAGACGGCATGACAGAGACGAGCCAGTTGTTCAAGGGAAGTGAGGCCAAGAACTTTATGAAATCCGGACCCAAGGAGCTTCTTATACCTGGGCAGGATAGGGTTCTGCTCGGCCCTTCTGCAAAGAAGGCAGCTGCTCGTGAAGTCGCCTCCGTTACGGTCAAGGCTGAGCCCCAGGATGACGGGGGAAACGACCTCCGCAATATTGAGGGGGTAGCTAGTCTGGAGACATTCAAAGCAGAACCCCACTCACCAGCCAATGAAGAGGATCGCCTGATGGAAGGACTTTTCGCGAGGTCGGTCCACAGTGCCTTGGAGCACGATAAGATTATGAACGGCAAAAAGACTGTGAGGGCGGACAAGAAGATGATTCAGCAGGAAGCCAACAGGATCGCCGCTCAAGCTGCTCTCAGTCTTCGACGCGCAGGCGAGCAAGCCCGCAACGTGCCTATTGGCACCGTGACATGGACAGGTGAAGTAGGAGAGGCTGGCCGACCAGTGCAACCACGTAGACGTATTGCGCCAGGTTCGGCCATCATCCGAAATGCTGGTGCGAGTGGGTCGAGACCAGGAACTCCCAATGCCCAACCAGCACCAGACAGGACGCTTCGAGCCAAGGACTTTGAAAAGATGATTCCTGCCTTCATCAAGCGCCATGGTGGTCAGGTCGTCTCTAAGCTTTTGGTGGATCATTTCAATCAGTATTGTACAGGTACTCGTCAGGCGGAAGAGTTCAAGATTGCGCTTGGGAAGGTGGCccagatggagaagaagggaacCAGTATGCGAGCTACTTGGTCTCTCAAGCCCGATTTTCAGTGA
- a CDS encoding uncharacterized protein (EggNog:ENOG503P2YU; COG:K), translated as MCPGFPRQPGYFNQRGEQVASPRFDSSHFDQGGSLWRNPCIGGTLAGNYRVGPDYNVDYSSQEPHTAEQSQAPHSYDTHHHRGSLQHAGPPPLHEPPPHQSHHGLPQHYPATHQHHPHPHPHPILTDPSHLGGHPGARHLGHPAHPGPSHYGANPSPHNVVPPLYPSLTPTHGSTAGVKRQRPDDLDLSVPGISELEQNELDSMQQTPLGAAYAQATGVPPAHHHHRLPDTGPPNKLMRRDGESSIGAGAPSVVGQAGMPAPAPRPRGPKLKFTPEDDQLLIDLKENKSLTWKQIADFFPGRSSGTLQVRYCTKLKAKTTQWTDETDQKLKTALQDYENEKWRIVANKVGTGFTPAACRERAAQLSGEDL; from the exons atgtGCCCTGGTTTTCCTCGACAGCCAGGCTATTTTAATCAGCGAGGAGAGCAAGTAGCAAGTCCCAGGTTTGACAGCAGCCATTTTGA CCAGGGCGGCTCGCTCTGGCGGAACCCATGCATCGGAGGCACACTGGCGGGCAATTATCGCGTAGGACCGGATTACAATGTCGACTACTCGTCACAGGAGCCGCATACGGCCGAGCAGAGCCAAGCTCCGCATTCTTATGATACGCACCACCATCGCGGCTCGCTTCAGCACGCCGGGCCGCCGCCCCTCCATGAGCCGCCTCCCCATCAATCCCACCACGGCCTGCCACAGCACTATCCTGCTactcaccaacatcaccctcaccctcaccctcacccaatTCTCACAGACCCATCGCACCTGGGCGGCCATCCGGGGGCGCGACATCTCGGCCACCCTGCCCATCCAGGGCCATCGCATTACGGCGCCAACCCCTCTCCCCACAACGTCGTGCCCCCCCTCTACCCATCTCTAACCCCGACCCATGGGTCTACTGCCGGCGTGAAGCGTCAACGGCCTGATGATCTCGATCTTTCGGTTCCCGGCATATCGGAACTTGAACAGAACGAGCTGGATTCGATGCAGCAAACGCCCCTAGGCGCTGCCTATGCGCAAGCAACGGGAGTCCCCCCagcacatcaccaccaccggctgcCAGACACAGGACCTCCGAACAAGTTGATGCGACGTGATGGGGAGAGCAGCATAGGAGCCGGAGCTCCGAGCGTGGTTGGGCAAGCTGGGATGCCAGCCCCAGCTCCCAGACCGAGGGGGCCCAAGCTGAAGTTTACGCCAGAGGATGATCAGCTCTTGATTGACTTGAAGGAGAACAAGAGCTTAACGTGGAAACAAATTGCGGACTTCTTCCCTGGTCGGTCAAGCGGGACATTGCAAGTGCGTTACTGCACCAAACTCAAGGCGAAGACAACACAGTGGACGGATGAAACG GATCAAAAACTCAAAACCGCCCTGCAAGATTACGAAAACGAAAAGTGGCGTATCGTTGCCAACAAAGTCGGCACCGGATTCACACCAGCTGCATGCCGCGAGAGGGCAGCACAGCTATCAGGCGAAGACTTATAG
- a CDS encoding uncharacterized protein (EggNog:ENOG503NZZQ; COG:P): protein MSREPPFDGPLQQPRDFATDPPAAPPDLDTAVDTTSHRDRYNHNIDTSIAEKVAPTNDAATSPRKAPARADTGAPFSPTSRRRTTRVGTFRTVDNFEDFELRPGWHPGSEPGVDPLKPDGGHASMPQLSAPCEITIVDFSEDKLSIQNKDNSSLGSFLEVPQPKWAKCRWINVNGLSWDVIQLLGKHKSLHKLAVEDIMNTRSRTKAEWYPTHAFIVLTLQRLDDTYRDSDDESSDSDEADDTSSHASNRSIFSGKTGKYSRKLLRRLKRTFRAGKFSSDTTLEGGKAWPQDGSGPYPRASRSEYPEGPTRTLRRYHAAPDDPIARFMDKNSALISKNYTVACEQVSMFITNDNTIISFFEESAEVIEAPIIQRLQTSDTIIRHSCDASMVGHAVLDGIIDLAIQVASCYRDAIGDIEPEVLTHPNIGHTKKLYILTSEINALISFINPITTLIQALRDHKTDMALDKAMAKILDPNHDPIITTLTYTYLGDVLDHCVLITDTLNRLKSSADGMIGLIFNTISAHQNESMKQLTTATIIFLPLTFITGYFGQNFVPFTVLEQDIGYFWKIAVPVVFATIILLQREAIVDYCKAIFQRRYLWELKKRRSDRRNKKRV from the exons ATGTCGCGCGAACCGCCTTTTGATGGGCCCCTGCAACAGCCGCGCGACTTCGCAACAGACCCACCGGCTGCCCCTCCAGATCTTGACACCGCTGTTGACACCACCAGCCACCGCGATCGATATAACCACAACATCGATACCAGCATTGCGGAAAAAGTTGCCCCCACGAATGATGCCGCGACCAGCCCGAGAAAGGCACCCGCCCGCGCAGATACCGGTGCGCCCTTCAGCCCCACCAGTCGACGGCGCACAACCCGGGTCGGCACATTTCGGACAGTCGACAACTTCGAAGACTTTGAACTCCGCCCGGGATGGCATC CCGGTTCGGAACCAGGGGTCGATCCACTCAAGCCAGATGGTGGCCACGCATCTATGCCTCAACTGAGCGCCCCATGCGAGATCACTATTGTCGACTTCTCCGAAGACAAGCTCTCGATTCAGAACAAGGACAACTCGTCACTCGGCTCTTTCTTGGAGGTGCCACAACCAAAGTGGGCAAAATGTCGGTGGATCAATGTGAATGGCCTGAGCTGGGATGTTATCCAGCTGCTGGGGAAGCACAAGAGCCTTCATAAACTGGCCGTGGAAGATATTATGAACACGAGGAGCAGGACAAAGGCCGAGTGGTATCCAACACATGCCTTCATTGTCTTGACTCTTCAAAGGCTTGACGACACCTACAGGGACTCTGACGACGAGAGCTCTGATTCTGATGAGGCTGATGACACATCTAGCCATGCTAGTAATCGCAGCATCTTCAGTGGGAAAACTGGCAAGTATTCCCGGAAGCTCTTGAGGCGGTTGAAACGGACATTCCGTGCTGGGAAGTTCTCCTCAGACACCACATTAGAGGGTGGGAAGGCCTGGCCCCAGGATGGCTCTGGGCCGTATCCCAGGGCTTCACGGTCTGAGTACCCAGAGGGCCCGACCAGAACCTTGCGAAGATACCACGCCGCACCAGACGATCCTATCGCAAGGTTTATGGACAAGAACTCAGCCCTGATCTCCAAAAACTACACGGTAGCCTGTGAGCAGGTCTCCATGTTCATCACGAACGACAACACTATAATTAGTTTCTTTGAAGAATCGGCTGAAGTGATAGAGGCACCCATCATCCAACGTCTCCAGACGAGTGATACAATCATCCGACA CTCATGCGATGCGTCCATGGTGGGACACGCAGTACTGGATGGAATTATCGATCTTGCCATCCAGGTAGCGAGCTGCTATCGTGATGCTATCGGCGATATTGAACCCGAAGTGTTGACTCACCCAAACATCGGCCACACCAAGAAGCTGTACATCCTCACATCGGAGATCAATGCGCTGATTAGTTTCATCAATCCAATCACGACATTGATACAAGCCCTGCGTGATCACAAAACGGATATGGCGCTCGACAAAGCCATGGCCAAAATCTTGGACCCCAATCAtgaccccatcatcaccacgcTGACGTACACCTATCTCGGTGATGTTCTGGACCACTGCGTCCTCATCACAGATACTTTGAATAGGCTCAAGAGCTCCGCTGATGGGATGATAGGGCTGATTTTCAACACCATTTCAGCACATCAGAACGAATCCATGAAGCAATTGACCACAGCCACCATTATCTTCTTGCCGCTCACTTTCATCACGGGTTACTTCGGGCAAAACTTTGTTCCGTTCACCGTTTTAGAGCAAGATATTGGCTACTT CTGGAAAATCGCTGTCCCTGTCGTCTTTGCGACGATAATCCTCTTGCAGAGAGAGGCCATTGTCGACTATTGCAAGGCCATCTTCCAGCGTCGTTATCTCTGGGAGTTGAAGAAAAGGCGCTCGGATCGACGAAACAAGAAGCGGGTTTGA
- a CDS encoding uncharacterized protein (EggNog:ENOG503NZDD; COG:K; COG:L), which translates to MSGPDDKSEGLIPVKAETDVSIKAEEPGFIEIEVPVFVKAEGPGLIKTEEDTACDYKIPLPSKTAAQAAVDEALQTIEDRLDKGDMQACKDFEEFREATLSFGVNNCKPVEGKWKLKGFKTPLYNHQLIGVRWMCSREFHPRGSNGGILADEMGLGKTVQLLACMSQNPPSSRRDKTQKTLIIAPEKLLTQWYREIFDHCDDKGLRVLVYKNTNAMADDECANSDIIITNYAQVQRQASKGLAECEESEESEDPSDFREISLKQKLHRHGPPLFRINYYRIVLDEAHAINNRESSTSLACRYLTGKYRWVLTGTPLTNTTAEVFPYLDFLGTKFKKYDTFVQAMGGVKGKMGDMEELQKTLSELILRRRVDTQLMGAPILQIPKAHPVQVVTVNFSPFEMEAYGKTNRRQMALEVRRQAYQDAGQPYDPGPEKGTMQKIVDHLQFFTSHPALVEPDWYEDQENQDKSRLPELSEVKCNCFCRYCRRVVTPASKLADCGHPFCASCFGNLISRHHNKEKACCPSCNKPVGSGRSGKGSCPSHQGMPILPRDNGHTYRHFGDDDNGFQPRFSKHQETTGKGTKKKARRAKSGKKKRHPWKRIKATKTNNKGGKQKRQTVQTVQQTRANTLNFMKGVDSHPWDPVPHSAKTKATLDLIDGWQSEAPEDKIIIFVQWIPMLSILGRMLTQSGYRFVYFWGDLDQNDQEQSLKTFRKVPAVKIMLASITCTAHGLNLTVASRAIMYDHWWNVCRQQQAFGRIHRIGQTKEVHTAKIVVAGSVDERIIQIQQDKETAISGVMDGMDEIKKRPISIAKEILGLGDLSDSIDENADIDEDEDYYEDSDDEDDDEEETDSESESTSDESGSESGSGSGSYDDNEDDGEHSGSKSD; encoded by the exons ATGTCAGGCCCAGACGACAAATCTGAGGGGCTTATTCCAGTCAAAGCCGAGACGGATGTTTCGATCAAGGCTGAGGAACCTGGTTTCATCGAGATCGAGGTGCCTGTTTTCGTCAAGGCTGAGGGGCCAGGTCTCATCAAGACTGAGGAGGATACCGCATGTGACTACAAGATACCTTTACCAAGTAAAACGGCGGCCCAGGCTGCAGTCGACGAAGCCTTGCAAACAATTGAGGACAGGCTTGACAAGGGGGATATGCAGGCGTGCAAGGACTTTGAAGAGTTTCGTGAAGCCACGCTGTCATTTGGGGTCAATAACTGTAAGCCAGTGGAGGGAAAGTGGAAGCTCAAAGGCTTCAAAACACCACTTTACAATCACCAG TTGATAGGGGTGAGATGGATGTGTTCCCGAGAGTTCCACCCCCGCGGGTCCAATGGAGGGATCCTCGCCGACGAAATGGGTCTCGGGAAGACAGTTCAGCTCCTGGCGTGCATGTCACAAAACCCGCCTAGTAGTCGCCGGgacaaaacccaaaaaaccCTCATCATTGCGCCAGAGAAGCTGTTGACGCAGTGGTATCGGGAGATATTTGATCATTGCGACGACAAAGGCCTGCGAGTGTTGGTCTACAAAAACACCAATGCAATGGCCGATGATGAGTGCGCCAATAGTGATATCAT AATCACGAATTATGCACAAGTTCAACGCCAAGCTAGCAAAGGCCTCGCCGAATGTGAGGAGTcggaggagagtgaggatCCTTCAGATTTTCGAGAGATCTCCCTGAAGCAGAAACTGCACCGGCATGGCCCCCCGTTGTTTCGCATCAACTACTACCGCATCGTTCTAGATGAGGCCCATGCGATTAATAACAGGGAGAGCAGCACGTCCCTCGCCTGCAGATACCTCACAGGCAAATATCGCTGGGTTCTAACGGGAACCCCGCTGACCAACACCACAGCAGAGGTATTTCCCTACCTTGACTTCTTGGGCACCAAGTTCAAGAAGTACGATACCTTCGTTCAGGCTATGGGGGGCGTCAAGGGCAAGATGGGAGACATGGAAGAACTTCAGAAAACGCTATCGGAACTTATTCTGAGACGTCGTGTTGACACGCAACTGATGGGCGCACCCATTCTTCAGATTCCCAAGGCACATCCGGTTCAGGTTGTCACGGTTAACTTTTCCCCTTTTGAGATGGAAGCATACGGGAAAACAAACCGGAGACAGATGGCGTTGGAGGTACGACGCCAAGCGTATCAAGACGCCGGTCAACCATATGATCCCGGACCAGAAAAGGGTACAATGCAAAAGATTGTCGATCATCTCCAATTCTTCACCTCGCATCCAGCCCTTGTTGAGCCTGACTGGTATGAGGACCAGGAGAACCAAGACAAGTCTAGGCTGCCGGAGCTCAGTGAGGTCAAATGCAACTGCTTCTGCAGATATTGCCGGCGAGTCGTGACCCCGGCCTCTAAATTGGCTGAT TGCGGCCACCCGTTCTGCGCCTCATGTTTCGGTAACCTCATATCCCGTCATCACAACAAGGAGAAAGCCTGTTGCCCGAGCTGCAACAAGCCAGTCGGTTCTGGTAGATCAGGCAAGGGCAGCTGTCCGAGTCATCAGGGCATGCCTATCCTGCCTCGCGATAACGGGCACACTTACCGCCACTTTGGTGACGATGACAATGGGTTTCAGCCACGGTTCAGTAAGCATCAAGAAACCACAGGGAAAGggacgaaaaagaaggcaCGCAGAGCGAAGtctggcaagaagaagaggcatCCATGGAAGAGAATAAAAGCAACCAAGACGAATAATAAGGGGGGAAAGCAGAAGAGACAAACTGTCCAAACAGTGCAGCAAACACGCGCCAACACGCTCAATTTCATGAAGGGCGTCGACTCCCATCCTTGGGATCCAGTGCCGCACAGCGCTAAAACGAAGGCGACACTTGACCTAATCGACGGATGGCAATCTGAAGCGCCAGAGGATAAGATTATCATCTTTGTGCAATGGATCCCGATGCTCTCGATTTTGGGCCGCATGCTTACACAGAGCGGATACCGGTTTGTGTACTTCTGGGGCGACCTGGACCAAAACGACCAAGAGCAGTCTCTAAAGACCTTCAGGAAGGTCCCGGCCGTGAAGATCATGCTGGCATCTATCACCTGCACCGCACACGGTCTGAACCTCACTGTGGCGAGCCGGGCCATCATGTATGACCACTGGTGGAATGTCTGtcgccagcagcaagccTTCGGAAGAATTCACCGTATTGGACAAACCAAGGAAGTGCATACGGCCAAGATTGTGGTTGCAGGCTCTGTGGATGAGAGGATTATTCAAATTCAGCAGGATAAGGAGACTGCTATTTCTGGGGTTATGGATGGCATGGACGAGATCAAGAAGCGGCCAATCTCGATAGCTAAGGAGAtcctggggttgggggatcTTTCAGACTCTATCGATGAAAATGCTGATAtagatgaggacgaggattACTACGAGGATagcgatgacgaggatgatgatgaggaggagactgATAGCGAGAGCGAATCCACTAGTGATGAGAGTGGCAGTGAGAGTGGCTCCGGTAGTGGCAGCTATGATGATaacgaggatgatggagagCACTCGGGGTCGAAGTCGGATTAG